The Sporomusa termitida genome has a window encoding:
- the hemA gene encoding glutamyl-tRNA reductase — protein MQLVVLGLNHRTAPVEVRECFSFSEEKIRAAYKRLPEYDDIRECVILSTCNRTEMYAVVEEADDALPVMQEFLDHMAPGVLAETSYDYLFYFQEEECIRHLFRVSASLDSLVLGEGQILSQVKTAYAMARTAGTTSTVLNTLFNRAIAVGKKIRTTTRIAYSAVSVSYAAVELAKKILGNLSAANVLVLGAGEMSELTAKHLVASGVKTVFVSNRNYDRAAALADKFRGVAVPFENFMQSAVEADIIITSTGAPHYIIHAWDVAHLMPKRQGRPILFIDIAVPRDIEPEVGAIAGASLYNIDDLEAVVESNMRGREQEAVEAEKLIDEEMAGIIERFRYLSYQPTLVRLTDKAERIRQREIKRAMAKLPGITADERKIFENMSRMIVRKLLRDPIVRLNEAAGTDKEHHYQDALRKMFKLDIALEMAREQEDYLGEEQNSETKTRHRYARQ, from the coding sequence ATGCAGCTTGTTGTACTGGGCCTGAATCATAGAACTGCCCCGGTAGAAGTCAGAGAATGCTTCTCCTTTTCTGAAGAAAAAATCAGAGCAGCCTATAAGCGTCTGCCCGAATATGATGATATCCGGGAATGCGTTATTTTGTCTACCTGTAACCGCACTGAGATGTACGCGGTCGTTGAAGAGGCTGATGATGCCCTGCCGGTTATGCAGGAGTTTCTCGATCATATGGCCCCGGGTGTGTTAGCTGAGACAAGCTATGACTATCTGTTTTATTTTCAGGAAGAGGAATGTATCCGGCATCTGTTCCGGGTTAGTGCCAGTCTGGATTCACTGGTGCTGGGTGAAGGGCAGATCTTAAGTCAGGTAAAGACTGCCTATGCTATGGCCCGGACGGCCGGTACCACCAGCACCGTGCTGAATACCCTATTCAACAGGGCGATTGCTGTCGGCAAGAAAATCAGGACAACGACCAGGATTGCCTACAGTGCTGTGTCTGTCAGCTATGCGGCCGTCGAGCTGGCCAAAAAGATACTGGGGAATTTGTCGGCCGCCAATGTCCTGGTGCTGGGAGCCGGCGAGATGAGTGAGCTGACGGCTAAACACCTTGTGGCGAGCGGCGTCAAAACGGTTTTTGTGTCAAATCGCAACTATGACCGGGCCGCTGCCCTGGCGGATAAGTTCCGCGGGGTGGCTGTACCTTTTGAGAATTTTATGCAGTCAGCGGTTGAGGCCGATATTATTATTACCTCCACCGGTGCGCCCCACTATATCATCCATGCCTGGGATGTGGCCCATCTGATGCCGAAACGGCAGGGCCGTCCGATCCTGTTTATTGATATTGCCGTACCGCGCGATATTGAACCTGAGGTCGGCGCGATTGCCGGCGCCTCCTTATATAACATTGATGACCTGGAAGCGGTTGTTGAATCAAATATGCGGGGACGGGAGCAGGAGGCCGTTGAAGCCGAAAAGCTGATCGATGAAGAAATGGCCGGAATTATTGAAAGGTTCCGCTATTTATCGTACCAGCCAACACTGGTCCGCCTGACCGATAAGGCCGAGCGCATCCGGCAGCGGGAAATTAAGCGGGCCATGGCTAAGCTGCCCGGTATTACCGCCGACGAGCGCAAGATATTTGAGAATATGTCAAGAATGATTGTAAGAAAGCTGCTCCGCGACCCGATTGTCAGGCTGAACGAAGCTGCCGGTACCGACAAGGAGCATCACTATCAGGATGCTCTCCGGAAGATGTTTAAGCTGGATATTGCGCTGGAAATGGCACGTGAACAGGAAGACTATTTAGGAGAGGAACAAAACAGTGAAACAAAAACTCGTCATCGGTACGCGCGGCAGTAA
- a CDS encoding MTH1187 family thiamine-binding protein has product MAVVEVTIAPLGTGSPSVSHFVAGCHKVLEQAPDLKYQLTPMSTVIEGDLDRILAVIRQMHEVPFMSDAQRVMTTIRIDDRRDKELTMAGKIKAVTDKL; this is encoded by the coding sequence ATGGCTGTTGTTGAAGTTACCATTGCCCCGTTGGGTACAGGCTCCCCTAGTGTCAGTCACTTTGTGGCCGGCTGCCACAAAGTCCTCGAACAGGCCCCAGACCTAAAATATCAATTAACGCCAATGTCAACTGTCATTGAAGGGGATCTTGACCGGATTTTAGCGGTTATTCGACAAATGCACGAAGTGCCATTTATGAGCGATGCACAGCGGGTTATGACGACAATCAGAATTGACGACAGGCGGGACAAAGAATTGACTATGGCCGGGAAAATCAAGGCTGTTACCGACAAGCTGTAA
- a CDS encoding ABC transporter ATP-binding protein: MTDTAQARLIIDGVSKTFTGKDRQVTALAEASFTVKPSEFVTILGPSGCGKSTILKIVAGLESPTSGRVLLDGREITEPGRDRGMVFQTYTLFPWLSVRENIEFGLDVAGKTRQERQEVSEHYIDKIGLRGFENFFPRDLSGGMKQRVAIARALANDPEVLLMDEPFGALDAQTRTVMQELLLDVWDESHKTILFVTHDVDEAVFIGDTIYIMTARPGRIKARIEVDLPNQRTFDLKLSEQFTQIKRQVMRLIREEAWKAANTNT, from the coding sequence ATGACAGACACAGCGCAGGCAAGATTAATCATTGACGGCGTCAGTAAAACATTCACCGGGAAAGACCGTCAGGTTACGGCTTTGGCGGAGGCCAGTTTTACCGTTAAACCCAGTGAGTTTGTTACCATCCTCGGACCGTCAGGCTGTGGTAAATCTACAATTTTAAAGATTGTCGCCGGTCTCGAGTCCCCTACTTCCGGCCGGGTACTCTTAGACGGGCGTGAAATCACAGAACCCGGGCGGGACCGGGGCATGGTATTTCAGACCTACACCCTGTTTCCCTGGCTTTCGGTGCGGGAAAATATTGAGTTTGGGCTGGATGTTGCCGGCAAAACCAGGCAAGAACGCCAAGAGGTGTCTGAGCACTATATTGATAAAATTGGCCTGAGAGGCTTTGAAAATTTCTTTCCCCGTGATTTATCCGGCGGCATGAAGCAGCGGGTAGCTATTGCGCGGGCCTTGGCTAATGACCCTGAGGTGCTGTTAATGGATGAACCATTCGGTGCCCTGGATGCCCAAACCCGCACAGTCATGCAGGAACTGCTGCTGGATGTATGGGATGAATCGCATAAGACGATCCTTTTTGTTACCCATGATGTTGATGAAGCCGTTTTTATTGGTGACACGATCTATATTATGACAGCCCGGCCAGGGAGAATCAAAGCCAGAATAGAGGTTGACCTGCCGAATCAGCGCACCTTTGACCTGAAGCTGAGTGAACAATTTACGCAAATCAAGCGTCAGGTTATGAGGCTTATCAGGGAGGAAGCCTGGAAGGCTGCCAATACCAATACCTAA
- the mrdA gene encoding penicillin-binding protein 2 produces the protein MWDEKSRRIGILALIAAGIVGVLVLRLVWMQLFQGGQYKKIAEQNRTRQITDQAPRGTIYDRNGAVIVANRPSFAISIIPGEYTNPPETTPLLAAITGVPADEIEQLLKGSEDSLYTPVRIKRDIDAAMIAQVEERQDYLPGVIIEAIPVRQYMYKELAAHVLGFVGSIGAEEYVRRKSQGVSATDLVGKDGLEREWEDALRGTDGGLKLEVNAGGEEVRSLGDQAAVPGKGLVLTLDANLQKAAEEALTVQVAASRQQGAPAKGGAIVALDVKTGGVLVMASNPAFDPNVFAGGISSREWNKLIATANTPLNNRAIQNTYPPASVFKIVTLAAALEMNLTTPGEIFDDRGVYVLNGWSFYGWDTKGLGKLTVSGALAWSSDPVFYELGRRLGADNLASYALTFGLGQKTGIKLAGEQKGIVPTTAWKQATYGEGWYPGETLIAAIGQGYYLVTPLQQALLAMAVATGGVVYKPMLVDKVLTPEGNLADKLQPEILRTIYLRPEVWETIREGMIAVAASGTGAATFKGFPQTVAGKSGSAETGRSTTHSWFVCYAPVEKPEIAVAVFVEDGGEGSMAAAPVARRVLESYFSIPGKTLPPPVKTD, from the coding sequence ATGTGGGACGAGAAAAGCCGCCGGATTGGCATATTAGCCCTCATTGCCGCCGGTATTGTCGGCGTATTGGTGCTTAGGCTGGTTTGGATGCAGTTGTTTCAGGGCGGGCAATATAAAAAAATTGCCGAACAAAACCGTACCCGGCAAATTACCGACCAGGCCCCGCGGGGGACAATCTATGACCGGAACGGTGCCGTGATTGTGGCTAACCGGCCTAGTTTTGCCATATCAATTATTCCCGGTGAGTATACAAATCCACCGGAGACTACTCCGCTGCTGGCGGCGATTACCGGTGTTCCCGCTGATGAGATTGAACAGCTGCTAAAAGGCAGTGAGGATTCCCTCTATACCCCGGTGCGGATCAAACGGGACATTGATGCTGCCATGATCGCCCAAGTCGAGGAGAGGCAGGATTATCTGCCTGGTGTGATCATTGAGGCCATTCCGGTCAGGCAGTATATGTACAAAGAACTGGCGGCTCACGTATTGGGGTTTGTCGGCAGTATTGGTGCAGAGGAATATGTCAGGCGCAAAAGTCAGGGAGTTAGTGCCACCGATTTAGTGGGCAAGGATGGCCTGGAGCGGGAATGGGAAGATGCACTGCGCGGTACAGACGGCGGTCTGAAGCTGGAAGTGAATGCCGGTGGGGAAGAGGTGCGGTCACTGGGGGACCAGGCGGCTGTTCCCGGCAAAGGGCTGGTGCTGACGCTTGACGCCAACCTGCAAAAGGCCGCTGAAGAAGCACTGACTGTTCAGGTAGCGGCCAGCCGGCAGCAGGGCGCACCGGCTAAAGGCGGGGCCATTGTGGCCCTTGATGTAAAAACAGGCGGTGTACTGGTCATGGCCAGCAACCCGGCCTTTGACCCCAATGTTTTTGCCGGCGGCATTTCCAGCCGGGAGTGGAACAAGCTTATTGCCACCGCCAATACCCCGCTCAATAACCGGGCTATCCAGAATACTTACCCGCCGGCCTCGGTGTTCAAGATTGTTACCTTAGCTGCTGCACTGGAGATGAATCTGACCACCCCCGGGGAAATATTCGATGACCGCGGGGTGTATGTGTTAAACGGCTGGAGCTTTTACGGCTGGGATACCAAAGGCCTGGGCAAACTGACAGTCAGCGGGGCCCTGGCCTGGTCGAGCGACCCGGTCTTTTATGAACTGGGCCGTCGCCTGGGGGCCGACAATCTGGCCTCTTACGCCCTGACCTTTGGTCTGGGTCAAAAGACCGGCATTAAGCTCGCCGGCGAACAAAAGGGGATTGTGCCGACTACCGCATGGAAACAGGCTACTTATGGCGAAGGCTGGTATCCGGGCGAAACGCTGATTGCCGCCATTGGCCAGGGGTACTATCTGGTAACGCCTCTGCAGCAGGCTTTGCTGGCTATGGCGGTTGCCACCGGTGGGGTTGTCTATAAACCAATGCTGGTTGACAAGGTGCTGACGCCTGAGGGCAACCTAGCCGACAAGCTGCAGCCGGAGATTCTGCGGACAATATATCTGCGGCCTGAGGTCTGGGAGACAATCCGTGAGGGGATGATTGCCGTTGCCGCCAGCGGCACCGGTGCCGCCACTTTTAAAGGGTTTCCCCAAACTGTGGCCGGAAAATCCGGCTCAGCCGAAACCGGTCGGAGTACCACTCATTCCTGGTTTGTCTGCTATGCTCCTGTGGAAAAACCGGAAATTGCCGTGGCTGTGTTTGTTGAAGACGGGGGTGAAGGGTCCATGGCCGCGGCCCCTGTTGCCAGGCGGGTACTGGAGTCGTATTTTTCCATACCGGGTAAAACACTGCCGCCGCCCGTCAAAACAGATTAG
- a CDS encoding ABC transporter permease codes for MVKCKLLTPKAEIAAPLYVTLSALTFVLLGVIWSALTYSDLIPPMFLPPPDKVLKDGVLLFTEFDLLADIWASVVRVTVGFVLAAVIAVPLGILMGSLKVCEALVEPLLSFIRYMPASAFIPLFILWLGIGESEKIAVILFGTFFPLALMVMDVTKNVAHDLIDTSYTLGVSRLGVFRRVILPASLPGIVDTLRIAFGWAWTYLVVAEIVAAGSGLGYMIMQSQRFLKTGNIIVGIIVIGVIGILIDVAFKWLYARMFPWLGKGGR; via the coding sequence ATGGTCAAGTGCAAACTGTTAACACCTAAAGCTGAAATTGCCGCACCGCTGTACGTAACTTTGAGCGCATTGACCTTTGTTCTATTAGGCGTCATCTGGTCGGCGCTTACTTACAGCGACCTTATTCCTCCTATGTTTTTACCCCCGCCGGACAAAGTTCTCAAAGATGGGGTATTATTATTTACTGAGTTTGATCTGCTGGCTGATATCTGGGCCAGTGTTGTCAGGGTTACGGTCGGCTTTGTGCTGGCGGCGGTGATTGCAGTGCCGCTGGGGATTTTGATGGGCAGCCTCAAGGTTTGTGAAGCGCTGGTTGAGCCGCTGTTAAGCTTTATCCGCTATATGCCGGCATCCGCCTTTATACCGCTGTTTATTCTCTGGCTCGGTATTGGTGAAAGCGAAAAAATTGCCGTTATTCTTTTCGGCACCTTTTTCCCGTTGGCCCTGATGGTTATGGATGTTACTAAAAATGTGGCCCATGACCTTATTGACACCTCCTATACGCTGGGTGTCTCACGGCTTGGCGTGTTCCGCCGGGTTATCCTGCCGGCCAGCCTGCCGGGTATCGTTGATACTCTGAGAATTGCTTTTGGCTGGGCCTGGACGTACCTGGTTGTTGCCGAAATCGTTGCTGCCGGCTCTGGTCTGGGGTACATGATTATGCAGTCCCAGCGCTTTTTAAAGACCGGGAATATCATCGTCGGCATTATTGTTATCGGTGTAATTGGCATACTCATCGATGTGGCATTTAAATGGCTGTATGCCAGGATGTTCCCCTGGCTGGGGAAAGGAGGCCGGTAG
- a CDS encoding LCP family protein: MTSRLEKRLVDQRKSRRSHFLLILICLLLFITVAGATYYWSTGGTFEKARPAGANVTGLPHKVNILVLGVDERSDDVGRSDTMFVITADTGTKEVTLLSIPRDTRVRIPGYGWDKINHAYAEGGHKLSQRAVEDLLGIPMDYYAIINFAAFNKIVDAVGGVTVDVEKRMYYEDPYDNLLIDLKPGLQEMDGRTAIKYVRYRDEDGDIGRIERQQKFIKAMLKEASSPFILPRIPGIIREVNAALDTDMTTAEMLNLAKLLNDASKVGLKADMVPGKPAYIADISYWLPDIIGLRNYVIFSQGMTADDKFVAAARSTAAQYERSVPQEMKIIDVPKKPAAVKDPKPKAIIDSEDPDKPQETDKPKETGKPKETGKPKVPEAKPPAAGSKLRFEVVNASGAPGAGEKMAAALRDQGYDVISVAGSRAANRNTVVIANSSEASSKLTRLPFRYVLQVNRDASKANTVRVIVGKDYLQ; the protein is encoded by the coding sequence ATGACATCACGCCTCGAAAAGCGGCTTGTTGATCAGCGCAAAAGCCGGCGCAGCCATTTTTTGCTGATACTCATTTGCTTACTTTTGTTTATTACCGTGGCTGGTGCCACCTATTACTGGTCAACAGGCGGTACCTTTGAAAAGGCCCGGCCGGCAGGGGCGAATGTAACCGGACTGCCGCACAAAGTCAATATCCTGGTACTGGGAGTAGATGAACGCAGTGATGATGTCGGCCGTTCGGATACGATGTTTGTCATTACTGCCGACACCGGCACCAAAGAAGTGACCCTGCTGTCCATACCCCGGGATACCAGGGTCAGAATCCCCGGTTACGGCTGGGACAAAATTAATCATGCCTATGCAGAAGGCGGCCATAAGCTGTCACAACGGGCAGTTGAGGATTTGCTGGGTATTCCTATGGATTATTATGCGATCATTAACTTTGCTGCCTTTAACAAAATAGTTGACGCCGTCGGCGGCGTTACCGTTGATGTTGAAAAACGTATGTATTACGAAGATCCCTATGACAACCTGTTGATTGACCTTAAGCCCGGCCTGCAGGAAATGGACGGCAGGACCGCAATTAAATATGTTCGCTACCGTGACGAGGATGGCGATATCGGCCGGATTGAGCGCCAGCAGAAGTTTATTAAAGCGATGCTCAAAGAAGCAAGCAGCCCGTTCATACTGCCCCGGATACCGGGCATTATCCGGGAGGTAAACGCAGCTCTTGATACCGATATGACAACAGCAGAAATGCTAAATCTGGCGAAACTGTTAAATGATGCGTCAAAGGTCGGCTTAAAGGCGGATATGGTGCCGGGAAAACCGGCCTATATTGCGGATATCAGTTATTGGCTGCCTGATATTATTGGATTGAGAAACTATGTGATTTTTTCCCAGGGTATGACTGCCGATGACAAGTTTGTGGCCGCCGCCCGCTCCACCGCAGCTCAGTATGAAAGGTCTGTGCCGCAGGAAATGAAAATCATTGACGTGCCGAAAAAGCCGGCGGCGGTAAAAGACCCCAAACCAAAAGCGATTATTGATTCTGAAGATCCTGATAAGCCGCAGGAAACCGACAAACCTAAAGAGACCGGCAAACCTAAAGAAACCGGCAAACCTAAAGTGCCGGAAGCCAAACCGCCGGCCGCTGGCAGTAAGCTGCGGTTTGAAGTGGTGAACGCCAGTGGTGCGCCGGGAGCCGGTGAAAAGATGGCCGCGGCACTCCGCGATCAGGGGTATGATGTGATCAGTGTGGCTGGCAGTAGAGCCGCTAACAGAAATACGGTGGTCATTGCCAATAGCAGTGAAGCCAGCAGCAAGTTAACAAGACTGCCATTCCGCTATGTGCTGCAGGTTAACCGGGATGCTAGCAAAGCCAATACCGTCCGGGTCATAGTCGGCAAAGATTACCTGCAGTAA
- a CDS encoding pyridoxal phosphate-dependent aminotransferase, whose amino-acid sequence MKNLSRITETFSESVIREMTRICDAAGGYNLSQGFPDFDSPQAIQEAAIRAISAGYNQYPVTFGEPELREAISRKVRRYNQIDCDPATDITVTCGATEAMIATLKALINPGDEIIIFEPFYENYGPDSILSGATPRYITLYGPDWHFSSTELAAAFNEKTKAIIINTPNNPTGKVFTRSELQEIAGLAVKWDTYVVADEIYEHILYDEAEHISMASLPGMAERTITINSISKTYSVTGWRVGWAIAAPRITQRIRKVHDFFTVGAPTPFQHAAAEAMNFEPEYYTGLKNHYAEARDFFLRVLREAGFQCELPKGAYYVLADASGIMKQLKLTDDTAFSRRLIELTGVATVPGSSFYADKTKGSHQVRFCFCKKWETLELVAQALATKLP is encoded by the coding sequence ATGAAAAACTTATCCAGGATTACCGAAACATTTTCCGAATCAGTGATTCGGGAAATGACCAGGATTTGCGATGCGGCCGGCGGCTATAATCTTTCCCAGGGATTTCCCGATTTTGACAGCCCCCAGGCCATTCAGGAAGCTGCCATCCGCGCTATCTCAGCCGGGTACAACCAGTATCCGGTTACCTTTGGCGAGCCTGAACTCCGGGAGGCCATCAGCCGCAAAGTACGCCGGTATAATCAGATTGACTGTGATCCGGCCACAGATATCACGGTTACCTGTGGTGCCACGGAAGCGATGATTGCCACGCTGAAAGCGCTGATTAATCCAGGCGATGAAATCATTATTTTCGAACCCTTCTATGAAAATTATGGTCCTGACTCCATCCTGTCGGGTGCCACCCCGCGCTATATTACACTGTACGGACCCGACTGGCATTTTTCATCGACCGAACTGGCTGCTGCTTTTAATGAAAAGACCAAGGCAATTATTATTAATACGCCCAATAATCCGACCGGCAAGGTATTTACCAGATCTGAACTGCAGGAAATTGCCGGACTGGCTGTTAAATGGGACACGTACGTTGTTGCTGATGAGATTTATGAACATATCCTCTACGATGAGGCCGAGCATATATCGATGGCTTCTTTGCCAGGCATGGCCGAACGGACAATTACGATTAACTCTATTTCCAAGACCTATTCTGTTACCGGCTGGCGGGTGGGCTGGGCGATTGCCGCGCCCCGGATTACGCAGCGGATCCGGAAAGTCCATGATTTCTTTACCGTCGGTGCACCGACCCCTTTCCAGCACGCCGCTGCTGAGGCCATGAATTTTGAACCAGAATATTATACCGGACTAAAAAATCACTATGCCGAGGCCCGTGATTTTTTCCTCCGTGTTCTCCGGGAGGCCGGTTTCCAGTGTGAATTGCCTAAAGGGGCCTATTATGTGCTTGCCGATGCCAGTGGTATTATGAAACAGCTAAAGCTTACCGATGATACCGCCTTTAGCCGCAGACTTATTGAACTGACCGGTGTTGCTACTGTCCCGGGATCCTCTTTTTACGCTGACAAAACCAAAGGCAGCCACCAGGTCCGGTTTTGCTTCTGCAAAAAGTGGGAGACACTAGAACTGGTTGCCCAGGCGCTGGCAACAAAACTTCCTTAA
- a CDS encoding precorrin-2 dehydrogenase/sirohydrochlorin ferrochelatase family protein, which produces MELYPINLKLAGRRCAVVGGGAVAARKVMLLMAVAAEVSVFSPVLTPGLASLVEARRLTWVPRAYNPGDLYSFFLVFCATDQPDANRQAAAEARAAGALVNCADAPELSDFYVPAHIVHGDLLITVSTGGGSPALARRLKEDIAARYGPEYGHYLALIAKLRPEIKGRLSTAKEREKFWRETIDHEALNLIKSGKFSEAEERIRHAACCTGPES; this is translated from the coding sequence ATGGAGTTATACCCAATCAATCTAAAATTAGCCGGACGGCGCTGTGCTGTTGTCGGTGGCGGTGCGGTTGCGGCGCGAAAAGTAATGCTGCTTATGGCAGTTGCTGCTGAAGTGAGCGTATTTAGCCCGGTGCTTACACCCGGTCTTGCCAGCCTGGTTGAAGCCAGGCGTCTGACCTGGGTGCCACGCGCCTATAACCCGGGGGATTTATATAGTTTTTTTCTGGTATTCTGCGCTACCGATCAGCCTGATGCCAACCGGCAGGCCGCTGCCGAGGCGCGGGCAGCCGGTGCGTTAGTAAATTGTGCGGATGCACCTGAACTGTCTGATTTTTACGTGCCGGCTCATATTGTGCACGGCGATTTACTCATTACCGTTTCGACAGGTGGCGGCAGCCCCGCTTTGGCCAGGCGCCTGAAAGAGGACATTGCTGCCAGGTATGGTCCGGAATACGGCCATTACCTGGCACTGATTGCCAAATTGCGGCCTGAGATAAAAGGCCGTCTGTCAACAGCGAAAGAGCGGGAAAAATTTTGGCGCGAGACTATTGACCATGAGGCGCTAAATTTAATTAAAAGTGGTAAGTTTAGCGAGGCAGAGGAGAGAATACGACATGCAGCTTGTTGTACTGGGCCTGAATCATAG
- a CDS encoding ABC transporter substrate-binding protein produces the protein MQKKIVLLVLIAAMLAIGAAGCGANKPAQQAVPQAAEKKPVIIAYTPWTGYGALFVAKEKGMFTNRGVDVELQSIEGVGDRKQALVAGKIQAMAASLDVSVSAAGEGVPMKFVWAFDASNGADGLIVKKGQGIETIADLKGKEIAFHRGSAAHFFLNTLLEENGLQDSDIKAVDMKASEAAAAFMAGRVDAAVTWEPHLGKAKAAGETVLATTKDTPGLIADVLAFREDITKNNPETVQAVVAALAEATEFISKNPEEANKILAAAFKMKPEEVAADSQTVKFYGLQDNLEFYGTQEKPGAIYAVGNRASAFYIKLKLLSQAPDLNKYIDNTFITKVK, from the coding sequence ATGCAGAAAAAAATAGTATTGCTGGTGCTTATAGCAGCCATGCTGGCTATAGGGGCTGCCGGCTGCGGCGCCAATAAACCGGCACAGCAGGCAGTGCCACAGGCAGCAGAGAAAAAACCGGTCATTATTGCCTATACCCCGTGGACGGGATATGGCGCCCTGTTTGTTGCCAAAGAAAAAGGCATGTTTACAAACCGGGGCGTTGATGTCGAATTGCAGTCAATCGAAGGTGTCGGTGACCGCAAACAGGCATTGGTGGCCGGCAAGATTCAAGCGATGGCTGCCTCCCTTGATGTGTCGGTTTCCGCTGCCGGCGAAGGTGTGCCGATGAAATTTGTCTGGGCATTTGATGCATCTAATGGCGCCGACGGCCTGATTGTAAAAAAAGGGCAAGGTATTGAAACCATTGCTGATCTGAAAGGCAAAGAGATTGCCTTCCATCGGGGATCGGCCGCGCATTTCTTTTTAAACACTTTGCTTGAGGAAAACGGCCTGCAAGACAGTGATATTAAAGCCGTTGATATGAAGGCCAGCGAAGCTGCCGCCGCCTTTATGGCCGGCAGAGTAGATGCTGCTGTTACCTGGGAACCGCATTTAGGTAAGGCCAAGGCTGCCGGTGAAACAGTGCTGGCTACTACCAAAGATACCCCGGGTCTTATTGCCGATGTATTAGCTTTCCGGGAAGATATCACTAAAAATAATCCTGAAACCGTACAGGCTGTGGTGGCGGCTCTGGCTGAGGCCACTGAATTTATTAGTAAAAATCCCGAAGAAGCCAATAAAATTTTGGCAGCCGCCTTCAAGATGAAACCCGAAGAGGTGGCTGCCGATAGCCAGACCGTCAAGTTTTATGGCTTGCAAGATAATCTGGAGTTTTATGGCACCCAGGAAAAGCCGGGAGCAATTTATGCAGTGGGCAACCGGGCCAGTGCCTTTTATATTAAACTAAAACTTTTATCCCAGGCCCCGGATCTGAACAAATATATCGACAACACTTTTATAACCAAGGTTAAGTAG
- a CDS encoding glycosyl hydrolase family 18 protein gives MCTNSRLQSIVSILIILFVLAAVLSGGCGTGNKPAPKPLDQNQQAPGNVTMPPRMVIGYYENPWPGTPDQSGSFPSMKAHAKSLSAVGPFWYKATKDGTLEAKDSQMVYDTARQSGLKMYPLITNKTGSTDEVLGDPAVRTKVTDSIVKLVQEKGYDGINIDFELLPPKHKDNLTAFMAELYPKMQAINKTVIISVFPRVEVAEDVSGAYDYPQLAPNADFLQIMTYDNHWATSEPGPVAPVEWFEKNVKYAIEQAGGPHKVIIGISAYGYDWVGKEGETIKYVDAIVLAEKNGAKINYDDKAQAPWFKYKNHEVWFENDKSTAAKLDIVAKYNPAGIAIWRLGQEQPEIWGIIDKKFPKEQ, from the coding sequence TTGTGTACTAACAGTCGCTTACAAAGTATCGTCAGTATTCTCATCATCCTGTTTGTTTTAGCTGCTGTTTTGTCTGGTGGCTGTGGCACCGGCAATAAACCGGCGCCCAAACCGCTGGATCAAAACCAGCAAGCACCTGGCAATGTAACTATGCCCCCGCGGATGGTGATTGGCTATTATGAAAACCCCTGGCCCGGCACCCCTGACCAGAGCGGTTCTTTCCCCAGTATGAAGGCGCATGCGAAGAGTTTATCGGCTGTGGGTCCCTTTTGGTATAAAGCTACTAAAGACGGTACCTTAGAGGCCAAGGACAGCCAAATGGTCTATGATACTGCCCGTCAATCCGGTCTTAAGATGTATCCGTTAATAACCAACAAAACCGGCTCTACTGATGAGGTCCTTGGCGATCCGGCAGTACGCACCAAAGTTACCGACAGTATTGTTAAATTGGTCCAGGAAAAAGGCTATGACGGCATCAATATTGATTTTGAACTTTTGCCGCCCAAACATAAAGACAACCTGACTGCTTTTATGGCTGAACTGTATCCCAAAATGCAGGCCATAAATAAAACAGTGATTATTTCGGTATTCCCCCGGGTTGAGGTGGCGGAAGATGTTTCCGGGGCCTACGATTATCCGCAACTGGCCCCCAATGCCGATTTTCTGCAGATTATGACTTATGATAACCATTGGGCTACCTCGGAACCAGGGCCGGTGGCGCCGGTGGAGTGGTTTGAAAAAAACGTTAAATATGCAATTGAGCAAGCCGGCGGCCCCCATAAAGTCATCATCGGTATCAGCGCTTATGGCTATGACTGGGTGGGCAAAGAAGGGGAAACCATTAAATATGTGGATGCCATTGTCTTGGCCGAAAAAAACGGTGCTAAAATTAACTATGATGACAAAGCACAGGCACCGTGGTTCAAATACAAAAATCATGAAGTATGGTTTGAAAACGATAAAAGTACAGCGGCTAAACTGGACATAGTGGCCAAATATAACCCGGCCGGTATCGCGATCTGGCGTCTTGGCCAGGAACAACCGGAGATTTGGGGCATTATCGACAAGAAGTTTCCCAAAGAACAGTAA